A single Brevundimonas sp. M20 DNA region contains:
- a CDS encoding pentapeptide repeat-containing protein — MRQIAFPILRRLKAPGIAGGALAAALCAASPAAAEINIQFQERGDVARMVSLGGSCNRCELSGRDLTGAAFTGASFTNATLVGANLRGAELVGSNFSGSDFSRANLSGAELVGANFTGANFSNAEMAGVSAMGATLVRARMERISATGGEFSGANMNGAILTGGGFNGAELSAATLANVSARTANFSNAELNVANLSNGDFRSASFRDAELNGARLTGGRFDGANFTGAELNRADIRGADLSGVRGLTQESVGRACGDANTRLPGGLTARTCRGVGSIRIAPPAPPAPPASPTPPRVRNFVVAGGN; from the coding sequence GTGAGACAGATCGCCTTCCCCATCCTCCGTCGCCTCAAGGCCCCCGGCATCGCCGGTGGAGCTCTGGCCGCCGCCCTGTGCGCGGCGTCGCCGGCGGCCGCGGAAATCAACATCCAGTTCCAGGAGCGCGGCGACGTCGCGCGGATGGTGTCGCTGGGTGGGTCCTGCAACCGTTGTGAATTGTCGGGACGCGATCTGACCGGCGCGGCCTTCACCGGCGCCAGCTTCACCAACGCCACCCTCGTGGGCGCCAATCTGCGCGGCGCCGAGCTGGTGGGCTCGAACTTCTCGGGCAGCGATTTCAGCCGCGCCAATCTGAGCGGCGCCGAGCTGGTCGGCGCCAACTTCACCGGCGCGAACTTCAGCAACGCGGAAATGGCGGGCGTGTCGGCCATGGGGGCGACCCTGGTGCGGGCCCGCATGGAACGGATCAGCGCCACCGGCGGTGAGTTCAGCGGCGCCAATATGAACGGCGCGATCCTCACCGGCGGCGGGTTCAACGGCGCCGAGTTGAGCGCGGCGACCCTCGCCAATGTCAGCGCCCGGACCGCCAACTTCAGCAATGCCGAACTGAATGTAGCGAACCTGTCCAACGGCGACTTCCGCAGCGCCTCGTTCCGGGATGCGGAGCTGAACGGCGCGCGGCTGACCGGCGGGCGGTTCGACGGCGCTAACTTCACCGGCGCTGAGCTGAACCGGGCGGACATCCGGGGCGCGGACCTGTCGGGCGTGCGCGGGCTGACGCAGGAGAGTGTCGGTCGGGCCTGCGGCGACGCCAACACCCGTCTGCCCGGCGGCCTGACCGCCCGCACCTGTCGTGGCGTGGGCTCGATCCGGATCGCGCCTCCGGCCCCGCCCGCGCCTCCGGCCAGCCCCACACCGCCCCGGGTGCGCAATTTCGTGGTCGCCGGCGGCAACTGA
- the aspS gene encoding aspartate--tRNA ligase, with the protein MHAYRSHTCGALRLTDAGANVRLSGWVHRKRDHGGLLFVDLRDHYGLTQLVLHPETPGFDLVERLRAESVIRVDGEVIARDASVVNPNLPTGEIEVRVAGIEVLSEAAELPMPVFGDQEYPEDIRLQNRFLDLRRERLHRNIVLRSKVISSIRQRMVGQGFLEYQTPILTASSPEGARDFLVPSRLHPGKFYALPQAPQQFKQLLMVSGFDRYFQIAPCFRDEDLRADRSLEFYQLDVEMSFVTQEDVFAAIEPVMHGVFEEFADGKPVSPINGKHTFTNDFGEQFEHAGFERLTYAQSMAWYGTDKPDTRNPIKMQDVSEHFRDGGFGLFNKILGADEKNAVWAIPAPTGGSRAFCDRMNSWAQGEGQPGLGYIFWSDDQNAWGGPIAKNLGQEPTEALMTALGLGQGDAAFFAAGQPSVFAKFAGLARTRVGTELKLIDENQFKFCWIVDFPMFEWSEEEKKVDFSHNPFSMPQGGLEALETQDPLTIRAYQYDIVCNGYELCSGAIRNHKAEIMLKAFNIAGYDSSVVEEQFGGMLNAFRYGAPPHGGLAPGIDRIVMLLAGETAIREVIAFPLNQQGEDLLMNAPTEAQERQLKDVHIRTALPIKV; encoded by the coding sequence ATGCACGCCTATCGCTCCCACACCTGCGGCGCCCTCCGTTTGACCGACGCCGGCGCCAATGTCCGCCTGTCGGGCTGGGTGCACCGCAAGCGCGATCACGGCGGCCTTCTGTTCGTCGACCTGCGCGACCACTACGGCCTGACCCAGCTGGTCCTGCACCCGGAAACCCCGGGCTTCGATCTGGTCGAGCGCCTGCGCGCCGAGAGCGTGATCCGCGTCGACGGCGAGGTCATCGCCCGTGACGCCTCGGTCGTGAACCCCAACCTGCCGACCGGCGAGATCGAGGTTCGCGTCGCGGGCATCGAGGTTCTGTCGGAAGCCGCGGAACTGCCGATGCCGGTCTTCGGCGATCAGGAGTATCCGGAGGACATCCGCCTGCAGAACCGCTTCCTCGACCTGCGTCGCGAGCGTCTGCACAGGAACATCGTCCTGCGCTCGAAGGTGATCTCCTCGATCCGCCAACGCATGGTCGGTCAGGGCTTCCTTGAGTATCAGACCCCGATCCTGACGGCGTCCTCGCCCGAAGGCGCGCGCGACTTCCTGGTCCCGTCGCGCCTGCACCCGGGCAAGTTCTACGCCCTGCCGCAGGCCCCGCAGCAGTTCAAGCAACTGCTCATGGTCTCCGGCTTCGACCGCTATTTCCAGATCGCGCCCTGCTTCCGCGATGAGGACCTGCGCGCTGACCGTTCGCTGGAGTTCTACCAGCTCGACGTCGAGATGAGCTTCGTCACCCAGGAAGATGTCTTCGCGGCTATCGAACCCGTCATGCACGGCGTGTTCGAGGAGTTCGCCGACGGCAAGCCGGTGTCCCCGATCAACGGCAAGCACACCTTCACCAATGACTTCGGCGAGCAGTTCGAGCACGCCGGGTTCGAGCGCCTGACCTACGCCCAGTCGATGGCCTGGTACGGCACCGACAAGCCGGACACCCGCAACCCCATCAAGATGCAGGACGTCTCGGAGCATTTCCGCGACGGCGGCTTCGGCCTGTTCAACAAGATCCTCGGCGCCGACGAGAAGAACGCCGTGTGGGCTATCCCGGCCCCGACCGGCGGCTCGCGCGCCTTCTGCGACCGCATGAACTCGTGGGCGCAGGGCGAGGGCCAGCCGGGTCTCGGCTACATCTTCTGGTCGGACGACCAGAACGCCTGGGGCGGGCCGATCGCCAAGAACCTGGGTCAGGAGCCGACCGAGGCCCTGATGACCGCGCTGGGTCTGGGTCAGGGCGACGCCGCCTTCTTCGCCGCCGGCCAGCCGTCGGTCTTCGCCAAATTCGCCGGTCTGGCCCGCACCCGCGTGGGTACGGAGCTGAAGCTGATCGACGAGAACCAGTTCAAATTCTGCTGGATCGTCGATTTCCCGATGTTCGAGTGGTCGGAGGAAGAGAAGAAGGTCGACTTCTCGCACAACCCGTTCTCGATGCCGCAGGGCGGTCTGGAGGCTCTGGAGACGCAGGATCCGCTGACCATCCGCGCCTACCAGTACGACATCGTCTGCAACGGTTATGAGCTGTGCTCGGGCGCGATCCGGAACCACAAGGCCGAGATCATGCTCAAGGCCTTCAACATCGCCGGCTACGACAGCTCGGTCGTCGAGGAGCAGTTCGGCGGCATGCTCAACGCCTTCCGCTACGGCGCGCCGCCGCACGGCGGTCTGGCCCCCGGCATCGACCGTATCGTCATGCTGCTGGCCGGTGAAACCGCCATCCGCGAAGTCATCGCCTTCCCGCTGAACCAGCAGGGCGAGGATCTGCTGATGAACGCCCCGACCGAGGCGCAGGAGCGTCAGCTGAAGGACGTCCACATCCGCACGGCCCTGCCCATCAAGGTCTAG
- a CDS encoding chromosomal replication initiator DnaA: protein MRLPLQSDLPEGADSFVVSDSNRAAVEALADWPNLIGGVMAVCGPAGSGKSRLGQMWAERVGAVAFNGAEAALVDPMEIEGRPVLLDRAMEADDETLFHLINLAQLPGGAMLMISRPAPSAWEVALPDLRSRLDAVISVPVEAPDDAVLAAMLDARFAERGIRPARDVIPYLLRRIDRSAAAAEAVVERLDALHRPVTRALAREALEGADESGELFE from the coding sequence ATGCGTCTGCCCCTCCAGAGCGACCTGCCGGAGGGCGCGGACAGTTTTGTCGTTTCCGACAGCAATCGCGCCGCCGTCGAGGCGCTGGCCGACTGGCCCAATCTGATCGGCGGGGTCATGGCCGTCTGCGGCCCGGCGGGCAGCGGCAAGAGCCGTCTGGGCCAGATGTGGGCCGAGCGCGTGGGCGCCGTCGCCTTCAACGGCGCGGAGGCGGCGCTGGTCGACCCGATGGAGATCGAGGGGCGACCCGTCCTGCTGGACCGCGCCATGGAGGCCGATGACGAGACCCTGTTCCACCTGATCAACCTTGCCCAGCTGCCCGGCGGGGCCATGCTGATGATCTCGCGCCCTGCCCCGTCGGCGTGGGAAGTCGCCCTGCCCGACCTGCGCTCGCGTCTGGACGCCGTCATCAGCGTGCCGGTCGAGGCGCCCGACGACGCGGTTCTGGCCGCCATGCTGGACGCCCGCTTCGCCGAGCGCGGCATCCGCCCGGCCAGGGACGTCATCCCCTATCTGCTGCGCCGTATCGACCGCTCGGCGGCGGCGGCGGAAGCCGTGGTGGAGCGTCTCGACGCCCTGCACCGCCCGGTCACCCGGGCGCTGGCGCGGGAGGCGCTGGAGGGGGCGGATGAGAGCGGGGAGTTGTTTGAGTGA
- a CDS encoding RcnB family protein yields the protein MKMNKPLIAGLAGLMALSAPMAASAQSWRGDRDRDGRYERWERREDRQDRRDYRRYERDQRRWERDQRREYRRWQRGSVVPREYRRSWYVNDYRRYGYAPPPRGYGYYRTNTGDVVLAAIATGVVISLLNR from the coding sequence ATGAAGATGAACAAGCCCCTGATCGCTGGTCTGGCCGGTTTGATGGCCCTGTCGGCGCCGATGGCCGCCTCCGCCCAGTCGTGGCGCGGCGACCGTGATCGTGACGGTCGTTACGAGCGCTGGGAGCGCCGGGAAGACCGCCAGGATCGCCGCGACTACCGCCGCTACGAGCGCGATCAGCGTCGTTGGGAACGCGACCAGCGCCGTGAGTACCGTCGCTGGCAGCGCGGGTCGGTCGTTCCGCGTGAGTATCGCCGCAGCTGGTACGTGAACGACTATCGTCGCTACGGCTACGCCCCGCCCCCGCGCGGTTACGGCTACTACCGCACCAATACCGGTGATGTGGTGCTGGCCGCAATCGCCACCGGCGTGGTCATCTCGCTGCTGAACCGCTAG
- a CDS encoding TetR/AcrR family transcriptional regulator, protein MTTDTAARIKPPRPKVPLKPKAQRREETTARILDAAERLFARDGLHGVTLKAVAAEAGVDTALVHYYFEDKAKLFTATFGRRAEVVNTMRLDSLDRYEAAQGDAMTVRGVLDAFLRPLFELLDQGDPAWLNYAALVAQVNNTPVWGGDAMHQHFDPVIHRFIDLLRRVSPDTSERQLFWFYHLLSGALTLSLAQTGRIDALSNGLCRSSEMIAICDAMEAVFTGGFEALRR, encoded by the coding sequence ATGACGACCGACACCGCCGCCCGGATCAAGCCGCCTCGCCCCAAGGTCCCGTTGAAGCCCAAGGCCCAGCGGCGCGAGGAGACGACGGCGCGCATCCTCGACGCGGCCGAGCGCCTGTTCGCCCGCGACGGCCTGCACGGCGTCACCCTCAAGGCGGTCGCCGCCGAGGCGGGCGTGGATACGGCGCTGGTCCACTACTATTTCGAGGACAAGGCCAAGCTGTTCACCGCCACCTTCGGCCGCCGCGCCGAGGTTGTGAACACCATGCGTCTGGACAGCCTTGACCGCTACGAGGCCGCGCAGGGCGACGCCATGACCGTGCGCGGCGTGCTCGACGCCTTCCTGCGCCCCCTGTTCGAGCTGCTCGATCAGGGCGATCCGGCCTGGCTGAACTATGCGGCGCTGGTGGCCCAGGTGAACAACACCCCGGTCTGGGGCGGCGACGCCATGCACCAGCATTTCGACCCGGTGATTCACCGCTTCATCGACCTGCTGCGCCGCGTCTCGCCCGACACCTCCGAGCGCCAGCTGTTCTGGTTCTATCACCTGCTGTCCGGCGCCCTGACCCTGTCGCTGGCCCAGACGGGCCGGATCGACGCCCTCTCGAACGGCCTGTGCCGGTCGTCCGAGATGATCGCCATTTGCGACGCCATGGAGGCCGTCTTCACCGGCGGCTTCGAGGCCCTGCGTCGCTGA